One Ranitomeya imitator isolate aRanImi1 chromosome 1, aRanImi1.pri, whole genome shotgun sequence DNA window includes the following coding sequences:
- the PTGDR gene encoding prostaglandin D2 receptor isoform X2, which yields MSLHDELYPCSNSQAIQGDFSAIPSSLLFFAGLLGNIIAIFILWQHKLRSRKKTSVFYILVTGLTVTNLMGKCLVSPMVSAAYYKNQTLVQMVENRMLCDVFSFFMIFFGLAPMLILLAMALDCWIALANPFFYHIHITKKFAVLVPVMVYVFSAVFCAMPFFGIGKFDQYCPGTWCFIQMTAEPSEPRVLAYSLLYGTVMGLLVVAIIICNVGTMTRLYQMYKIQNQRNSIKVGPKVELVKQSGMEELDHLILLAVMTILFSVCSLPLTIQQKPTLVTI from the coding sequence ATGAGTCTTCACGATGAGCTTTACCCATGCTCCAATAGCCAGGCCATCCAAGGGGATTTTTCAGCAATACCCAGCTCTTTGCTATTTTTTGCCGGTCTATTGGGAAATATCATCGCCATCTTCATCCTATGGCAACACAAGTTACGCTCAAGGAAAAAAACCTCCGTATTTTACATCTTGGTTACGGGTCTAACCGTTACCAACCTGATGGGGAAATGTTTGGTGAGCCCCATGGTGTCTGCTGCTTACTACAAAAACCAAACCCTGGTGCAGATGGTCGAGAATCGAATGCTATGTGATGTCTTCAGCTTCTTCATGATTTTTTTCGGCTTGGCCCCCATGCTTATACTTCTGGCCATGGCTCTGGATTGTTGGATTGCTTTGGCCAATCCATTCTTTTACCACATCCACATTACCAAAAAATTTGCTGTGCTGGTCCCGGTGATGGTATATGTCTTCAGTGCTGTCTTCTGTGCAATGCCGTTCTTTGGCATTGGGAAATTTGACCAGTATTGTCCAGGGACGTGGTGCTTTATACAGATGACTGCAGAGCCTTCGGAGCCACGGGTCCTGGCTTATTCTTTATTATATGGGACTGTCATGGGACTGCTGGTTGTAGCCATCATCatctgcaatgtgggcactatgACACGCCTTTACCAGATGTACAAAATCCAGAACCAGAGAAATTCCATCAAAGTTGGACCCAAGGTCGAATTAGTTAAGCAGTCCGGCATGGAGGAGCTAGACCACCTCATCCTCTTGGCAGTCATGACAATCCTTTTTTCGGTTTGTTCCCTTCCTTTAACT